A single window of Drosophila suzukii chromosome 3, CBGP_Dsuzu_IsoJpt1.0, whole genome shotgun sequence DNA harbors:
- the LOC108006898 gene encoding probable basic-leucine zipper transcription factor I: MTQSAIKLAPLWGALVLLIFLLNEVQCGENEPRQARIMQFLSEPQPHFNHNRPPGPGLVPKIRSRSDNPPHLSGNLGPNKFLRSPKPATVQHIMRREQFGNFPQNDQLRRYQFDQNQPGRFAHVKDAPVLDVGKNQFPPQYFSEQYIHNFKTSPRFNGNVIMKDQKPVYAPIQQHAIPVQASQYLHYPKLFGQQSPSFSVVPSQQTALQNNQYPQDPNSYSVYEDSDNLPKQGISQGVSYRQAVPPAKESKEAQDYLHFMSTNEYFLPKRDPDYKKLDVERDQQKKLHQYPQQYNQQSQQQLQQQQLQHQPQQQHQQLQHQPPQQHQPLKQHLPYKNAGLDNSVSSSYNEPIQVSDLFYQQDPAPANSAVVRGSYQAGQDVFVVKSDGNKAVKHVVSTPMSVQTSTQTPPKSQLLGKSHKSFTPEPLRFEFTEQDAIRGSMKYTQSPQANQYYYETVAQAVREPTKSSSPILEQNKPIKEYGDDPEDSADTETGKQQEDQKAPTGTSSATPDSPKDTESYCEKVCANVYDENDEIICGSDGYMYTGETQLQCYSTCLNISVTIKSKGSCS, translated from the exons ATGACGCAAAGTGCCATCAAGTTAGCCCCACTCTGGGGGGCCTTAGTGCTTTTAATATTCCTACTCAATGAAGTGCAGTGCGGTGAGAATGAGCCAAGGCAAGCCCGCATAATGCAGTTTCTAAGTGAACCCCAGCCGCATTTCAACCACAATCGACCTCCCGGTCCTGGATTAGTGCCCAAGATAAGATCGCGATCGGATAACCCACCCCATCTTTCGGGTAACCTCGGCCCCAATAAGTTTCTGAGATCTCCGAAACCTGCGACAGTCCAACACATCATGCGTCGCGAGCAATTTGGCAACTTTCCGCAGAACGACCAGCTCAGGAGATACCAATTCGACCAGAATCAGCCAGGGAGATTTGCCCACGTGAAGGATGCTCCAGTTCTGGACGTGGGGAAGAACCAGTTCCCGCCGCAATATTTCTCCGAGCAGTATATCCATAACTTTAAAACCTCTCCGCGTTTCAATGGCAATGTGATAATGAAGGACCAGAAGCCAGTGTATGCACCCATCCAACAACATGCGATTCCTGTCCAGGCCTCTCAGTATCTGCATTATCCCAAGCTCTTTGGACAGCAGAGTCCCAGTTTCAGTGTGGTGCCCTCGCAGCAGACTGCCCTCCAGAACAATCAGTACCCGCAGGATCCGAATAGTTACTCGGTGTACGAGGACTCAGATAACCTGCCGAAACAGGGGATCAGTCAGGGGGTCAGCTATCGCCAGGCAGTGCCTCCAGCGAAAGAGTCGAAGGAGGCGCAGGACTACTTGCACTTTATGAGCACCAATGAGTATTTCCTGCCCAAGAGAGATCCCGACTACAAGAAGTTGGATGTCGAGCGTGACCAGCAGAAAAAGCTTCACCAATATCCACAGCAATACAATCAGCAGAGCCAGCAGCAactccagcagcagcaattgcaacaccagccgcagcagcaacatcagcaactGCAACACCAGCCACCGCAGCAACATCAACCACTCAAGCAACATCTTCCCTATAAGAATGCTGGCCTAGACAACTCAGTCTCCTCCAGTTACAATGAACCCATACAAGTCTCCGATTTGTTCTACCAGCAAGATCCCGCTCCAGCGAATTCCGCAGTAGTTCGCGGCAGTTACCAGGCTGGTCAGGATGTGTTTGTGGTGAAGTCCGATGGCAACAAGGCGGTCAAGCATGTGGTCTCCACTCCCATGTCGGTCCAAACTTCTACTCAGACCCCGCCAAAGAGCCAGCTGCTTGGCAAGAGCCACAAGAGCTTCACACCTGAGCCCCTGCGATTTGAGTTCACCGAACAAGATGCCATCAGGGGATCTATGAAATATACCCAATCCCCGCAGGCCAATCAGTACTACTATGAAACCGTGGCCCAAGCAGTTCGAGAACCCACCAAGTCTTCTTCTCCGATTCTGGAACAAAACAAGCCGATCAAGGAATATGGTGACGATCCAGAAGACAGTGCTGATACAGAAACTGGAAAACAG CAAGAGGATCAGAAGGCGCCAACTGGGACGAGCTCTGCAACTCCCGACAGTCCAAAGGACACTGAAAGTTACTGTGAGAAGGTGTGCGCTAATGTGTATGATGAGAACGATGAAATAATTTGCGGATCCGATGGATACATGTACACAGGAGAAACTCAACTGCAGTGTTATTCAACCTGCCTTAACATAA GTGTGACGATTAAAAGTAAAGGATCATGCTCATAA
- the CapaR gene encoding neuropeptides capa receptor isoform X1, with the protein MNSSTDSTFLELNTSFSNKPDLYPTSVSLEPSHGFETEDYYACGTFNCTPTEFVAFVLGPQTLPLYKAILITIIFGGIFITGVIGNLLVCIVIIRHSAMHTATNYYLFSLAVSDLLYLLFGLPTEVFLYWHQYPDLFGMPFCKIRAFISEACTYVSVFTIVAFSMERFLAICHPLHLYAMVGFKRAIRIITALWIASFISAIPFGLLSDIQYLKYPLDGSRIEESAFCSMSPEIVNVIPVFEVSFCIFFVIPMILIILLYGRMGAKIRSRTNQKLGVQPGTNNRETRNSQMRKKTVIRMLAAVVITFFVCWFPFHLQRLIFLYAKNMENYLDINEALFSIAGFAYYISCTVNPIVYSVMSRRYRVAFRELLCGKAVGAYYNSGFARDHSSFRESTATSLGNNINYDRVHSVHVRSSRHQTNKNDADCLSANRVLIKKTYSLPLPKNADSTVLSTTDIVIVLENSHTVCEEPKVENDIWIENEETCI; encoded by the exons ATGAATTCATCGACAGATTCGACTTTTTTAGAGTTAAATACAAGTTTTAGTAATAAACCCGATTTATATCCAACCAGCGTTAGTTTGGAACCGTCCCACGGATTTGAAACAGAGGATTATTATGCCTGCGGCACCTTTAACTGTACCCCCACAGAGTTTGTTGCTTTTGTGCTTGGTCCGCAGACTTTACCACTTTATAAGGCAATTTTG ATAACAATTATATTTGGAGGCATTTTTATAACTGGGGTCATTGGTAACCTATTAGTGTGCATTGTGATTATTCGGCACTCGGCAATGCACACCGCCACAAATTACTACCTTTTTAGTTTAGCTGTCTCCGATCTGCTGTACTTACTATTCG GACTACCAACGGAAGTATTTTTATACTGGCACCAGTATCCAGATCTCTTCGGAATGCCATTTTGCAAAATTCGGGCTTTTATTTCCGAGGC ATGTACTTATGTCTCCGTATTTACCATTGTTGCTTTTTCCATGGAACGATTTTTGGCGATTTGCCATCCGCTGCATCTGTATGCTATGGTTGGCTTCAAACGTGCGATTCGGATAATAACAGCTCTTTGGATTGCAAGTTTCATAAGTGCCATACCATTCGGATTACTCTCGGATATTCAATACCTCAAATATCCGTTAG ATGGTTCTCGCATTGAGGAGTCTGCATTCTGTTCCATGTCTCCCGAGATTGTTAATGTCATTCCGGTGTTTGAAGTATCCTTTTGCATATTCTTCGTCATCCCAATGATACTCATCATATTACTTTATGGACGAATGGGAGCTAAGATTCGATCTCGAACAAATCAAAAATTGG GTGTTCAACCTGGTACCAACAACAGAGAAACACGAAACTCACAAATGAGAAAGAAGACAGTTATACGGATGCTGG CCGCTGTGGTGATTACATTTTTTGTATGCTGGTTCCCTTTTCACCTGCAACGACTTATATTTCTATATGCCAAGAATATGGAGAACTATTTGGATATAAACGAGGCCCTCTTTTCCATTGCAGGATTTGCCTACTACATTTCATG CACCGTCAACCCTATAGTATACAGTGTAATGTCGCGACGCTACAGGGTGGCGTTCAGAGAACTTCTTTGTGGAAAGGCCGTGGGTGCATATTATAATAGTGGATTTGCAAGGGATCACTCCAGTTTCCGGGAAAGCACAGCCACAAGTCTTGGTAACAACATAAATTATGACCGCGTTCATTCT GTTCACGTTAGGTCAAGCAGGCACCAAACTAATAAAAATGATGCTGACTGCTTATCTGCAAATAGAGTGTTGATAAAGAAGACATACAGTCTTCCGCTACCAAAG AATGCGGACTCCACCGTTCTTAGCACAACTGACATTGTTATCGTGCTGGAAAATAGCCACACGGTTTGTGAAGAGCCCAAAGTTGAGAACGACATTTGGATCGAAAACGAGGAGACTTGTATTTAA
- the CapaR gene encoding neuropeptides capa receptor isoform X2, translated as MNSSTDSTFLELNTSFSNKPDLYPTSVSLEPSHGFETEDYYACGTFNCTPTEFVAFVLGPQTLPLYKAILITIIFGGIFITGVIGNLLVCIVIIRHSAMHTATNYYLFSLAVSDLLYLLFGLPTEVFLYWHQYPDLFGMPFCKIRAFISEACTYVSVFTIVAFSMERFLAICHPLHLYAMVGFKRAIRIITALWIASFISAIPFGLLSDIQYLKYPLDGSRIEESAFCSMSPEIVNVIPVFEVSFCIFFVIPMILIILLYGRMGAKIRSRTNQKLGVQPGTNNRETRNSQMRKKTVIRMLV; from the exons ATGAATTCATCGACAGATTCGACTTTTTTAGAGTTAAATACAAGTTTTAGTAATAAACCCGATTTATATCCAACCAGCGTTAGTTTGGAACCGTCCCACGGATTTGAAACAGAGGATTATTATGCCTGCGGCACCTTTAACTGTACCCCCACAGAGTTTGTTGCTTTTGTGCTTGGTCCGCAGACTTTACCACTTTATAAGGCAATTTTG ATAACAATTATATTTGGAGGCATTTTTATAACTGGGGTCATTGGTAACCTATTAGTGTGCATTGTGATTATTCGGCACTCGGCAATGCACACCGCCACAAATTACTACCTTTTTAGTTTAGCTGTCTCCGATCTGCTGTACTTACTATTCG GACTACCAACGGAAGTATTTTTATACTGGCACCAGTATCCAGATCTCTTCGGAATGCCATTTTGCAAAATTCGGGCTTTTATTTCCGAGGC ATGTACTTATGTCTCCGTATTTACCATTGTTGCTTTTTCCATGGAACGATTTTTGGCGATTTGCCATCCGCTGCATCTGTATGCTATGGTTGGCTTCAAACGTGCGATTCGGATAATAACAGCTCTTTGGATTGCAAGTTTCATAAGTGCCATACCATTCGGATTACTCTCGGATATTCAATACCTCAAATATCCGTTAG ATGGTTCTCGCATTGAGGAGTCTGCATTCTGTTCCATGTCTCCCGAGATTGTTAATGTCATTCCGGTGTTTGAAGTATCCTTTTGCATATTCTTCGTCATCCCAATGATACTCATCATATTACTTTATGGACGAATGGGAGCTAAGATTCGATCTCGAACAAATCAAAAATTGG GTGTTCAACCTGGTACCAACAACAGAGAAACACGAAACTCACAAATGAGAAAGAAGACAGTTATACGGATGCTGG TATAG
- the LOC108006897 gene encoding outer dynein arm-docking complex subunit 4 produces the protein MTSIIQPDGFVPQAQGIDAAVPIWFKIDWSPEIEQGIYKDWGTYYCRRRRENLGMHYFDKALKLIPADFTTLYRRSQSKRKNSLAESALLDCLEAKRLLKNLQRNDAPINLEVCDALYDMNRFESAKAELHDNARLFTGNKSKMFEQRLEVVDGNIEDACGPSMTHFISENEKLIIHLTELLNKHKEDDRPLWKILKEQEKCDVQSIPEIEEEMLSPLEIARRSRAFNVCNQMFIDRSWLDVVFLKHVRKNPNLLLDQCKKSTEYLQPLTLKKYDEIKNFLKMLEARSPMYNIRYQKFTNKKLMEKFRQEYLYRVQYQTSRNMKAALRSIRYLRKTKNLSKLTSYVEEVMGDYVVKKTNRIMPWKFEFLNEVYNTLALAYVDQYTVPKNFRFAEKNALLRLLRFPMEKSLEAKPFVFGDRTTHQDTASVDPAVSKSRQIVNRFERRMVFAKYSIEKAYILHQIASTHLQSHRFDECCFSARKSIEEAHNCNSFIWQFLSYLLIIKANAALHKVERTSEALAKAASIAIKLKEKDINHFVNACISCNEEEFIVKKQSVFSNSRRDSEKSVRSTLSMRQSDY, from the exons atgaCTTCTATAATTCAACCGGACGGTTTTGTTCCGCAGGCTCAGGGCATTGACGCAGCCGTACCAATATGGTTTAAGATAGACTGGAGCCCGGAGATAGAGCAGGGCATTTACAAGGACTGGGGAACTTACTactgccgccgccgccgggAGAATCTTGGCATGCACTACTTTGACAAGGCCCTCAAGCTCATCCCTGCAGATTTCACTACTCTATATCGCCGAAGTCAGAGCAAACGCAAGAATTCCCTGGCGGAAAGTGCTTTACTGGACTGTTTGGAAGCAAAGC GATTGTTGAAAAATTTGCAGCGTAATGACGCGCCTATCAATTTGGAAGTATGCGATGCACTCTATGATATGAACCGGTTCGAAAGTGCCAAAGCCGAGCTTCACGATAATGCCCGTCTGTTTACTGGTAATAAATCGAAAATGTTTGAGCAGCGACTAGAAGTG GTTGACGGAAATATTGAGGATGCCTGCGGTCCATCGATGACTCATTTTATATCTGAAAATGAGAAACTTATAATACACTTAACGGAGCTACTGAACAAGCACAAGGAAGATGACAGACCGCTTTGGAAAATACTAAAGGAGCAGGAGAAATGCGATGTGCAGAGCATTCCGGAAATTGAA GAAGAAATGCTTTCTCCTCTTGAAATCGCGAGGCGAAGTCGTGCATTTAATGTGTGCAACCAAATGTTTATTGATAGGTCATGGCTCGATGTGGTATTTCTGAAGCACGTTCGAAA GAATCCCAATTTGCTCTTGGATCAATGCAAAAAGAGCACTGAGTACTTACAGCCTTTAACTCTAAAGAAATATGACGAGATCAAAAATTTTTTG AAAATGCTGGAGGCTCGCAGTCCAATGTACAACATCCGGTACCAGAAGTTCACAAACAAGAAGTTAATGGAAAAATTTCGCCAAGAATATCTTTACCGAGTTCAGTACCAAACGAGTCGGAATATGAAAGCTGCTCTGCGAAGTATTCGATATCTtcgaaaaactaaaaatttaAGC AAACTGACCAGTTACGTGGAGGAAGTAATGGGAGACTATGTGGTGAAAAAAACCAACAGGATTATGCCTTGGAAATTCGAGTTTCTGAACGAAGTATACAATACTTTAGCGTTGGCTTACGTAGATCAGTATACTGTTCCGAAGAACTTTCGATTTGCGGAGAAGAACGCACTGCTTCGATTACTTCGCTTTCCCATGGAAAAATCTTTGGAGGCTAAGCCATTCGTGTTTGGGGATCGTACTACTCATCAGGACACGGCATCCGTAGATCCTGCCGTGTCAAAATCTCG TCAAATAGTAAACCGCTTTGAGCGCCGTATGGTTTTTGCAAAATACTCGATTGAGAAGGCATACATACTTCATCAAATTGCAAGTACGCATCTTCAATCACATAGATTTGACGAATGCTGCTTTAGTGCCCGAAAGTCTATTGAAG AGGCCCACAACTGCAATAGCTTTATTTGGCAGTTTCTTAGCTACCTACTTATAATTAAAGCAAATGCTGCCCTCCACAAAGTAGAACGGACCAGTGAAGCCCTAGCTAAGGCAGCTAGTATAGCCATAAAACTGAAAGAAAAGGATATCAACCATTTTGTAAATGCCTGTATAAGCTGCAACGAGGAGGAATTTATCGTCAAAAAGCAAAGTGTTTTTTCAAATAGCCGGCGTGACAGTGAAAAATCAGTGCGCAGTACCCTGTCCATGCGCCAAAGCGATTACTAA